From Pseudomonas sp. G.S.17, the proteins below share one genomic window:
- a CDS encoding flagellar hook-length control protein FliK, giving the protein MTGDITSLQPTTAAAALVRAGLSPAQVLTLLQPMENLLPPGEAVDAEVVTLKQLNQSFQLLLSLATSNGGKISVQVESALPFTPGTSLSVAQASSNTLTLTLQQINTALNNAQTSIDIKQLPVGTLLQGRVLTTQVINDALSQMSGEAATKSNVQPGAQLPAQLTQPALYRSMVLLLNTALAGTTLTIESPRPLTTGTLLSAQVQGSQALSFVPLPSRLDQLALSQQLTTQQNRQGSLDVLINALRNLPASSPAISAPLQASINQLLADLPDIEQMTNPKSVAQAISASGLFMEAKLLTGLNPMAGPDLKANLMRVIQQILPGLPGGPGYDAAAASNMLTRSMPGALRSVLGTMGLVAAPALPIHFPLPSRSVKGGGKEDDLEILLKLAAAAVSRLQSHQLGGLEQTRTTADGGQLTTWQLEIPMRNAHDIVPLQVKVQREDTPEKDKSTDKDKDENEVGEPREKLWKIDLAFDLAPLGPLQVQAQLIRGNLSSQLWAERADSAALISRELGHLRERLVACGLTVGSLECRQGTPPQGARTTLERRWIDENA; this is encoded by the coding sequence ATGACAGGTGATATCACCAGCCTCCAACCGACGACTGCGGCCGCTGCCCTGGTCCGCGCCGGCCTTTCTCCCGCGCAGGTCCTGACCTTGCTGCAACCGATGGAAAATCTCCTGCCGCCGGGTGAAGCCGTCGATGCCGAAGTGGTGACACTCAAACAGCTGAATCAGAGTTTTCAGTTGCTGCTCAGCCTGGCCACGAGCAATGGCGGCAAGATCAGCGTTCAGGTCGAAAGCGCCCTGCCCTTCACGCCAGGCACCAGCCTGTCGGTGGCGCAAGCATCCTCCAATACCCTGACGTTGACCTTGCAGCAGATCAATACCGCGCTGAATAACGCGCAAACCAGCATCGACATCAAACAGTTGCCGGTGGGCACCTTGCTGCAAGGCCGAGTCTTGACCACTCAGGTGATCAACGACGCGTTGAGTCAAATGAGTGGCGAGGCTGCCACCAAATCCAATGTCCAGCCCGGCGCGCAACTGCCAGCGCAACTCACCCAACCGGCGCTGTATCGCTCCATGGTGCTGCTGCTCAACACTGCGCTGGCCGGCACGACCCTGACCATCGAAAGCCCGCGGCCGCTGACCACCGGAACCTTGCTTAGCGCCCAGGTGCAGGGCAGCCAGGCGTTGAGCTTCGTGCCGCTGCCCAGCCGTCTCGATCAATTGGCCTTGAGCCAGCAGCTCACCACCCAGCAGAACCGCCAAGGCTCGCTTGACGTGCTGATCAATGCCCTGCGCAACCTGCCAGCGTCGAGCCCGGCGATTTCCGCGCCTTTGCAGGCAAGCATCAATCAATTGTTGGCGGATTTGCCGGACATCGAGCAGATGACCAATCCCAAGAGCGTCGCACAGGCGATCAGTGCCAGCGGATTGTTCATGGAGGCCAAATTGCTGACCGGTCTGAACCCGATGGCCGGGCCAGACCTGAAAGCCAACCTGATGCGGGTAATTCAACAGATTCTGCCCGGTCTACCTGGCGGGCCGGGCTATGACGCCGCCGCCGCGTCGAACATGCTGACTCGCTCCATGCCCGGCGCCCTGCGCAGTGTTCTGGGCACCATGGGCCTGGTGGCCGCACCGGCGCTGCCGATCCATTTCCCGCTGCCGTCACGCTCAGTGAAAGGTGGCGGCAAGGAAGACGACCTGGAGATACTGCTCAAGCTGGCAGCAGCAGCCGTCTCGCGCCTGCAAAGCCACCAACTGGGCGGGCTGGAGCAGACGCGCACCACGGCCGATGGCGGTCAGCTGACCACATGGCAGCTGGAAATCCCCATGCGTAACGCTCACGACATCGTGCCGCTGCAGGTCAAAGTGCAGCGCGAAGACACACCTGAAAAAGACAAATCCACGGATAAGGACAAGGACGAAAACGAGGTCGGCGAGCCCAGGGAAAAACTCTGGAAGATTGATCTGGCGTTCGATCTGGCCCCATTGGGACCGTTGCAAGTACAAGCGCAACTGATTCGCGGCAACCTGTCGAGCCAGCTGTGGGCCGAACGTGCTGACAGCGCTGCGTTGATCAGCCGCGAACTTGGCCATCTTCGCGAGCGGCTGGTGGCGTGCGGCCTCACCGTCGGCAGCCTGGAATGCCGCCAGGGCACCCCGCCGCAAGGTGCGCGTACCACCCTCGAACGCCGCTGGATAGACGAGAACGCCTGA
- the ccmA gene encoding cytochrome c biogenesis heme-transporting ATPase CcmA, translated as MTRATPVLQAHDLACERDWRMLFEHLDLSLQAGDMLQISGPNGSGKTSLLRLLSGLMQPTFGEILVNGQPLAAQRTELARNLLWIGHAAGIKDLLTPVENLAWLCALHCPAESADIWQALEAVGLRGFEDVPCHTLSAGQQRRVALARLYLDSPPIWILDEPFTALDKQGVAQLENHLAQHCERGGMIVLTTHHTLTRMPAGYRDIDLGQWSV; from the coding sequence ATGACTCGTGCTACCCCTGTTTTGCAGGCACATGACCTGGCCTGCGAGCGTGACTGGCGGATGCTTTTCGAGCACCTGGACCTGTCCCTGCAAGCCGGTGACATGCTGCAGATCAGCGGCCCGAACGGCAGCGGCAAAACCAGTCTGCTGCGGTTGTTGTCGGGGCTGATGCAGCCGACCTTCGGCGAAATCCTGGTCAATGGTCAACCGTTGGCCGCGCAGCGTACTGAACTGGCGCGCAATCTGTTGTGGATCGGTCATGCCGCCGGGATCAAGGATTTGCTGACCCCGGTGGAAAATCTCGCCTGGCTCTGCGCCCTGCATTGTCCTGCGGAGTCCGCCGATATCTGGCAAGCGCTGGAAGCTGTCGGTCTGCGCGGTTTCGAAGATGTGCCTTGCCACACCCTGTCGGCCGGGCAGCAGCGCCGGGTCGCGCTGGCCCGACTGTATCTGGACAGTCCACCAATCTGGATCCTCGACGAACCCTTTACCGCGCTGGACAAACAAGGGGTCGCGCAGCTGGAGAATCATCTGGCGCAACATTGCGAGCGGGGCGGGATGATTGTCCTCACCACGCACCACACCCTGACGCGCATGCCGGCAGGTTATCGGGATATTGATCTGGGGCAGTGGTCCGTATGA
- the ccmB gene encoding heme exporter protein CcmB — MSHVFTLLVAREARLLFRRPAELANPLVFFAIVIALFPLAVGPETQLLQTLSPGLVWVAALLSVLLSLDGLFRSDFEDGSLEQWVLSSHPLALLVLAKVLAHWAFSGLALVLLAPLLALMLGLPSQCLPVLLFSLLLGTPVLSLLGAVGAALTVGLKRGGLLLALLILPLYIPVLILGSGALQAALQGMPATGYLLWLGSLTALAVTLTPFAIAAGLKISVGE, encoded by the coding sequence ATGAGTCATGTGTTTACCCTGCTGGTCGCGCGCGAAGCACGGCTGTTGTTCCGTCGCCCGGCTGAGCTGGCCAACCCTTTGGTGTTCTTCGCCATCGTCATCGCGCTGTTCCCGCTGGCGGTCGGACCGGAGACTCAATTGTTGCAAACCTTGTCGCCGGGGTTAGTCTGGGTAGCGGCCCTATTGTCCGTGCTGCTCTCGCTGGACGGCCTGTTTCGCAGTGATTTCGAGGACGGTTCCCTTGAGCAGTGGGTCCTTTCGTCGCACCCCTTGGCCCTTCTGGTCCTGGCCAAGGTGCTGGCACACTGGGCTTTCTCCGGGCTGGCACTGGTATTGTTGGCGCCGTTACTCGCGTTGATGCTGGGTTTACCCAGCCAGTGCCTGCCGGTGCTGTTGTTTTCGTTGTTGCTGGGCACGCCGGTACTGAGCTTGCTGGGAGCAGTAGGCGCGGCGTTGACGGTGGGACTCAAGCGCGGCGGCCTGTTGCTGGCGCTGCTGATTCTACCCTTGTACATCCCGGTATTGATTCTGGGCAGCGGTGCGTTGCAGGCAGCCCTGCAAGGCATGCCGGCCACCGGTTACCTGCTCTGGCTTGGCAGCCTGACCGCCCTTGCGGTAACCCTGACACCTTTTGCAATAGCGGCTGGCCTGAAAATCAGCGTCGGCGAATAA
- a CDS encoding heme ABC transporter permease, with product MKGSVTKNSAKSGVSWAWFHKLGSPKWFYGISGRLLPWLSIAAVLFISIGVVWGLAFAPPDYQQGNSFRIIYIHVPAAMLAQSCYIMLAVCGVVGLVWKMKIADVALQCAAPIGAWMTALALDTGAIWGKPTWGSWWVWDARLTSMLILLFLYFGLIALGNAISNRDSAAKACAVLAIVGVINIPIIKYSVEWWNTLHQGVTFSLTEKPAMPAEMWLPLLFTVLGFYCFFGAVLLMRMRLEILKREARASWVKAEVLKSLGHPPAKGGAQ from the coding sequence ATGAAAGGCAGCGTGACGAAAAACAGCGCTAAAAGCGGCGTGAGTTGGGCCTGGTTCCATAAGCTCGGCTCACCGAAATGGTTCTACGGCATCAGCGGACGCCTGTTGCCCTGGCTGAGCATCGCAGCGGTACTTTTCATAAGTATCGGCGTGGTCTGGGGCCTGGCATTCGCGCCACCGGATTATCAGCAAGGCAACAGCTTTCGCATCATCTATATCCATGTGCCGGCGGCCATGCTCGCCCAGTCCTGCTACATCATGCTGGCGGTCTGCGGCGTGGTCGGTCTGGTGTGGAAAATGAAGATCGCCGACGTAGCCCTGCAATGTGCAGCTCCTATCGGTGCGTGGATGACTGCGTTGGCGTTGGACACCGGCGCCATCTGGGGCAAACCGACCTGGGGTTCGTGGTGGGTCTGGGATGCACGCCTTACGTCCATGTTGATCCTGCTTTTCCTGTACTTCGGTCTTATTGCCCTGGGCAACGCGATCAGTAATCGTGACAGCGCCGCCAAGGCCTGTGCGGTGCTGGCAATTGTCGGGGTGATCAACATCCCGATCATCAAGTATTCGGTGGAATGGTGGAACACCCTGCATCAGGGCGTCACGTTCAGCCTCACCGAAAAACCGGCGATGCCTGCCGAAATGTGGCTGCCGTTGCTGTTCACGGTGCTGGGTTTCTACTGTTTCTTTGGTGCGGTCCTGCTGATGCGCATGCGTCTTGAAATTCTCAAGCGCGAGGCGCGTGCCAGCTGGGTCAAGGCCGAGGTGCTCAAATCCCTGGGTCATCCACCAGCAAAGGGAGGCGCACAATGA
- the ccmD gene encoding heme exporter protein CcmD — protein MNFASFGEFLAMGHHGQYVWSAYGICLWVLAMNVGLPLLARRRYLQQEARRLRRESQK, from the coding sequence ATGAATTTTGCTTCATTCGGTGAATTCCTGGCCATGGGTCACCATGGTCAGTACGTCTGGTCCGCCTATGGCATTTGCCTTTGGGTGCTGGCCATGAACGTGGGACTGCCTCTGCTGGCCCGTCGGCGTTATCTGCAACAAGAGGCGCGTCGTCTGCGCCGGGAGAGCCAGAAGTGA
- the ccmE gene encoding cytochrome c maturation protein CcmE: MNPLRRKRLLIIVAILAGVGIAVTLALSALKENINLFYTPSQIANGEAPHDTRIRAGGMVEKGSLQRSGDSLDVRFIVTDFNKSVTITYRGILPDLFREGQGIVALGKLNADGVVVADEVLAKHDEKYMPPEVTKALKESGQAAPASPSSPSKQG; this comes from the coding sequence GTGAATCCGCTACGTAGAAAGCGTCTGTTGATCATCGTCGCGATACTGGCCGGGGTCGGTATTGCCGTCACCCTGGCCTTGAGTGCCCTGAAGGAAAACATCAACCTGTTTTATACCCCAAGCCAGATCGCCAACGGCGAAGCGCCGCATGACACGCGTATTCGTGCCGGTGGCATGGTGGAAAAAGGTTCGCTGCAACGCTCCGGTGATTCGCTGGACGTCAGGTTCATCGTCACCGATTTCAATAAATCGGTGACCATCACTTATCGCGGCATCCTGCCGGACCTGTTCCGCGAAGGGCAGGGCATTGTCGCGTTGGGCAAGCTCAATGCCGATGGCGTAGTGGTCGCCGACGAAGTGCTGGCCAAGCACGACGAAAAATACATGCCGCCTGAAGTCACCAAGGCGCTCAAAGAGAGCGGTCAGGCTGCACCGGCGTCGCCTTCTTCACCTTCCAAGCAGGGTTGA
- a CDS encoding heme lyase CcmF/NrfE family subunit: protein MIPELGHLAMILALCFAVVQAFVPLMGAWRGDRMWMGLAQPAAWGQFTFLVFAFGCLTYAFMTDDFSVAYVAENSNSALPWYFKFSAVWGAHEGSLLLWALILGAWTFAVSIFSRQLPQVMLARVLAVMGMISVGFMLFLILTSNPFSRILPQIPANGRDLNPLLQDIGLIVHPPMLYMGYVGFSVAFAFAIAALLGGRLDAAWARWSRPWTIVAWAFLGIGITLGSWWAYYELGWGGWWFWDPVENASFMPWLVGTALIHSLAVTEKRGVFKSWTVLLAIAAFSLSLLGTFLVRSGVLTSVHAFASDPARGVFILIFLLFVVGGSLTLFAFRAPVVKSHVGFGLWSRETLLLGNNLVLVVAASMILLGTLYPLVLDALSGAKMSVGPPYFNALFVPLMGLLMAVMAVGVLVRWKDTPVKWLLSMLAPVLIGSAVLAVIAGFAMDDFHWAVLATFMLAAWVLLAGVRDLLDKTRHKGLIKGARGMTRSYWGMQVAHIGIAVCALGVVLSSQNSAERDLRLAPGESMELGGYMFVFDGAKHYQGPNFTSDRATIRVLENGKQVTILHPEKRLYTVQQSMMTEAGIDAGFTRDLYVALGEPLGDGAWAVRVHVKPFVRWIWFGGLITALGGVLAAMDKRYRVKVKSKVRDALGIAEAAV from the coding sequence ATGATTCCTGAACTCGGCCATCTGGCCATGATTCTGGCGCTGTGCTTCGCCGTCGTGCAGGCCTTCGTGCCGCTGATGGGCGCATGGCGCGGCGACCGCATGTGGATGGGTTTGGCGCAGCCAGCAGCGTGGGGGCAGTTCACGTTTCTGGTCTTTGCTTTCGGTTGCCTGACTTATGCATTCATGACTGACGATTTTTCCGTGGCCTACGTCGCGGAAAACTCCAACAGCGCCTTGCCCTGGTACTTCAAGTTCAGCGCCGTATGGGGCGCCCACGAAGGCTCGCTGCTGCTCTGGGCGTTGATTCTCGGTGCGTGGACCTTCGCTGTATCGATCTTCTCCCGCCAGTTACCTCAAGTGATGCTCGCCCGAGTGCTGGCGGTGATGGGCATGATCAGCGTCGGCTTCATGCTGTTCCTGATCCTGACCTCCAACCCGTTTTCGCGCATCCTGCCGCAAATTCCGGCCAATGGTCGCGATCTCAATCCGTTGTTGCAGGACATTGGCCTGATCGTGCATCCGCCGATGCTCTACATGGGCTATGTCGGGTTTTCGGTGGCCTTCGCCTTCGCCATCGCGGCACTGCTCGGCGGGCGTCTCGATGCGGCCTGGGCGCGCTGGTCGCGGCCATGGACCATCGTCGCCTGGGCCTTTCTCGGCATAGGCATCACCTTGGGCTCCTGGTGGGCCTATTACGAACTTGGCTGGGGCGGCTGGTGGTTCTGGGACCCGGTGGAAAACGCTTCGTTCATGCCCTGGCTGGTCGGCACGGCGCTGATCCATTCGCTGGCAGTCACGGAAAAACGCGGCGTGTTCAAGAGCTGGACCGTGCTGCTGGCCATCGCGGCGTTTTCCCTGAGCCTGCTGGGAACATTCCTGGTGCGCTCCGGGGTCTTGACCTCGGTTCACGCGTTCGCCTCCGACCCGGCGCGCGGCGTATTCATTCTGATTTTCCTGCTGTTCGTCGTGGGCGGATCGTTGACCTTGTTCGCTTTCCGCGCTCCGGTGGTGAAAAGCCATGTGGGCTTTGGCCTGTGGTCGCGGGAAACCCTGCTGCTGGGCAATAACCTGGTGTTGGTGGTGGCCGCTTCGATGATCCTGCTTGGCACCCTGTATCCGCTGGTGCTTGACGCCCTGAGCGGCGCGAAAATGTCCGTTGGCCCGCCTTACTTCAACGCGCTGTTCGTACCCCTTATGGGCCTGCTGATGGCAGTAATGGCGGTCGGCGTGCTGGTGCGCTGGAAAGACACGCCGGTCAAATGGCTGCTGAGCATGCTGGCCCCGGTTCTGATCGGCAGCGCCGTGCTGGCGGTGATCGCCGGTTTCGCCATGGACGATTTCCACTGGGCAGTGCTGGCGACCTTCATGCTCGCCGCGTGGGTATTGCTGGCGGGCGTTCGTGACTTGCTGGACAAGACTCGCCACAAAGGCTTGATCAAAGGCGCGCGCGGCATGACCCGCAGCTATTGGGGCATGCAGGTTGCGCACATCGGGATCGCCGTGTGCGCCCTGGGCGTGGTGCTTTCCAGCCAGAACAGCGCCGAGCGCGACCTGCGTCTGGCGCCCGGTGAATCCATGGAGCTGGGCGGCTACATGTTCGTGTTCGACGGCGCCAAACATTATCAGGGCCCGAACTTCACCTCGGATCGCGCCACCATTCGCGTCCTGGAAAACGGCAAGCAAGTGACCATCCTGCACCCGGAAAAACGCCTGTACACCGTGCAGCAATCGATGATGACCGAAGCCGGTATCGACGCCGGTTTCACTCGCGATCTGTACGTGGCACTCGGCGAACCGCTGGGCGACGGCGCCTGGGCGGTACGGGTTCACGTCAAGCCGTTCGTGCGCTGGATCTGGTTCGGCGGTTTGATCACTGCGTTGGGAGGCGTTCTGGCAGCGATGGACAAGCGTTACAGGGTCAAGGTGAAAAGCAAAGTACGTGACGCCCTGGGCATTGCGGAGGCGGCAGTATGA
- a CDS encoding DsbE family thiol:disulfide interchange protein has translation MKRWILLLPLAIFLAVAVFLYRGLYLDPAELPSALINKPFPEFSLPQVQGDKVLTRGDVLGKPALVNVWGTWCVACRVEHPVLNKLAQQGVVIYGINYKDVNADALKWLQDFHDPYQLNIRDEQGSLGLNLGVYGAPETFLIDSKGIIRHKYVGVIDETVWREQLAGLYQGLVDEARQ, from the coding sequence ATGAAACGTTGGATCCTGTTGTTGCCGCTGGCGATTTTCCTCGCTGTCGCGGTGTTTCTCTATCGCGGTCTGTACCTGGACCCGGCGGAGCTGCCGTCGGCCTTGATCAACAAACCATTCCCCGAGTTTTCCCTGCCCCAGGTGCAAGGCGACAAGGTGCTGACCCGCGGAGACGTGCTGGGCAAACCGGCGCTGGTCAACGTCTGGGGTACCTGGTGCGTGGCTTGCCGGGTCGAGCACCCGGTGCTCAACAAACTGGCTCAGCAAGGCGTGGTGATCTACGGCATCAACTACAAGGATGTGAACGCCGACGCCCTGAAATGGCTGCAGGACTTTCATGACCCTTATCAGCTGAACATCCGCGACGAGCAGGGCAGCCTGGGCCTGAATCTGGGTGTCTACGGCGCGCCGGAAACTTTCCTGATCGACAGCAAAGGCATCATTCGTCACAAGTACGTCGGTGTGATCGACGAAACCGTGTGGCGCGAGCAACTGGCCGGGTTGTATCAGGGATTGGTTGATGAGGCTCGCCAATGA
- a CDS encoding cytochrome c-type biogenesis protein translates to MRRSVAAVLLALSCASVAHAAIDAYEFRDDAERARYAELTKELRCPKCQNQDIADSNAPIAADLRKEIFRMLGEGQSNQQIIDFMVDRYGDFVRYKPALSSRTWILWFGPAGLLIGGLLVIGVIVVRRRGQGRNESEALSDEERQRLAHLLDKNRE, encoded by the coding sequence ATTCGGCGCAGCGTCGCTGCGGTCCTGCTCGCTTTGAGCTGCGCGAGCGTGGCCCATGCCGCCATCGATGCTTACGAGTTTCGCGATGACGCCGAGCGCGCGCGTTACGCCGAGCTGACCAAAGAGCTGCGTTGCCCCAAGTGCCAGAATCAGGACATCGCCGATTCCAACGCCCCGATTGCCGCCGACCTGCGCAAGGAAATCTTCCGCATGCTCGGCGAAGGGCAGAGCAATCAGCAGATCATTGATTTCATGGTCGATCGCTACGGCGATTTCGTGCGCTACAAGCCTGCCCTCAGCTCGCGGACCTGGATTCTCTGGTTCGGCCCGGCCGGTCTGCTGATCGGCGGCCTGTTGGTGATTGGCGTGATCGTCGTACGTCGCCGTGGCCAGGGTCGCAACGAGAGCGAAGCCCTTTCCGACGAGGAGCGTCAGCGCCTCGCCCACCTGCTGGATAAAAACCGCGAATGA
- the ccmI gene encoding c-type cytochrome biogenesis protein CcmI, whose product MIDFWLAAGLLLLVALSFLLIPVLRGRRAQSEEDRTALNVALYQERVAELQGQQAEGVLSSVQMDNGRAEAARELLADTEGVEPLRTSRLGKPLPLLAAVLVPVLGLALYLHFGASDKVELTREFAQPPGSIQEMTSRLERAVKAQPDSAEGIYFLARTYMAQDRPADAAAMFERAAALAGRPPELLGQWAQALYFAGGKKFTAQVQALTDEALKVDPKEVTSLGLLGIAAFETERYQQAVDYWKRLLAVLPPQDPSRSALEGGIARASEKLTASGGVVQAPVVAASQTARIKVRVDLAPELKAKVAPGDSVFIFARAIKGPPAPLAVKRVTVADLPAEVELADADAMMPQLKLSNFPEVQLVARVSRAGQPTTGEWIGRSKPLASSVTALQTLTIDSPDQ is encoded by the coding sequence ATGATTGATTTCTGGCTAGCTGCTGGCCTGTTGTTGCTGGTGGCCCTGAGTTTCCTGCTGATCCCCGTCCTGCGTGGCCGTCGTGCGCAAAGTGAAGAAGACCGCACCGCGCTCAATGTCGCCCTGTATCAGGAGCGTGTGGCCGAACTGCAAGGTCAGCAAGCGGAGGGCGTGTTGTCATCGGTGCAGATGGACAACGGTCGCGCCGAAGCTGCCCGAGAGTTGCTGGCTGACACCGAAGGCGTCGAGCCGCTGCGCACCTCGCGCCTGGGCAAGCCCCTGCCATTGCTGGCGGCGGTGTTGGTCCCGGTGCTGGGCCTGGCGTTGTATCTGCATTTTGGCGCCAGTGACAAGGTCGAACTGACGCGTGAATTCGCCCAGCCACCGGGTTCCATTCAGGAGATGACCAGCCGCCTGGAGCGCGCAGTGAAGGCCCAGCCGGATTCGGCCGAAGGGATTTACTTTCTGGCGCGTACCTACATGGCTCAGGATCGTCCGGCAGACGCTGCGGCGATGTTCGAACGTGCGGCGGCCCTGGCCGGTCGGCCGCCGGAACTGCTCGGGCAATGGGCGCAGGCGTTGTACTTTGCCGGTGGCAAGAAATTCACCGCGCAAGTCCAGGCGCTGACCGACGAGGCCCTCAAGGTCGATCCGAAAGAAGTCACCAGCCTCGGCCTGTTGGGCATCGCCGCTTTCGAGACCGAGCGTTATCAACAAGCCGTGGATTACTGGAAGCGTCTGCTGGCGGTCCTGCCGCCGCAGGATCCGTCCCGCTCGGCCCTGGAAGGCGGTATCGCCCGGGCCAGTGAGAAGCTGACGGCCAGCGGCGGCGTTGTCCAGGCGCCTGTGGTTGCAGCGAGCCAGACGGCACGCATCAAAGTGCGGGTTGATCTGGCGCCGGAACTGAAAGCCAAGGTGGCGCCCGGCGATAGCGTGTTCATCTTCGCCCGGGCGATCAAAGGCCCACCGGCACCGCTGGCGGTCAAGCGCGTAACCGTCGCGGACTTGCCTGCAGAAGTCGAACTGGCAGACGCCGACGCGATGATGCCGCAACTGAAACTGTCCAACTTCCCTGAAGTCCAACTGGTGGCGCGGGTATCCCGTGCAGGCCAGCCGACCACCGGCGAGTGGATCGGCCGCAGCAAGCCGCTGGCCAGCAGCGTTACGGCGTTGCAGACGCTCACCATCGACAGTCCAGATCAGTAG
- a CDS encoding sulfate ABC transporter substrate-binding protein, whose protein sequence is MNKLFAASLLAAGLALSSAAQAAPTLLNVSYDVMRDFYKDYNAAFQKHWKADHQEDIAVQMSFGGSSKQARSVIDGLPADVITMNMATDINALADNGKLVPDNWVTRLPNNSAPFTSATVFIVRKGNPKALKDWPDLIKSDVEVIVPNPKTSGNGRYTYLSAWGYTLKNGGDEAAAKKFVGQLFSHVPVLDTGGRAATTTFMTNQIGDVLITFENEAEMIAREFGRDQFEVIYPSVSAEAEPPVSVVDKVVDKKGTRAAAEEYLKYLWSPEGQEIAAANYLRPRDPAVLAKYTDRFPKVDFLSVEKTFGDWRTVQKTHFNDGGVFDQIYPAK, encoded by the coding sequence GTGAACAAACTTTTCGCCGCCTCGTTACTGGCAGCAGGCCTGGCTCTAAGCAGCGCCGCTCAGGCCGCACCGACGCTGTTGAACGTGTCGTATGACGTGATGCGTGACTTCTACAAGGATTACAACGCCGCGTTCCAGAAGCACTGGAAAGCCGATCATCAGGAAGATATCGCCGTGCAGATGTCGTTCGGTGGTTCGAGCAAGCAAGCGCGCTCGGTGATCGACGGCCTGCCCGCCGACGTGATCACCATGAACATGGCCACCGACATCAATGCCCTGGCCGACAATGGCAAGCTGGTGCCGGACAACTGGGTGACCCGCCTGCCGAACAACAGCGCGCCGTTCACCTCCGCGACCGTGTTCATCGTGCGCAAGGGCAATCCAAAGGCCCTGAAAGACTGGCCTGACCTGATTAAAAGCGACGTTGAAGTGATCGTGCCCAACCCGAAAACCTCGGGTAATGGCCGCTACACCTACCTGTCGGCCTGGGGTTACACCCTGAAAAATGGCGGCGATGAAGCAGCGGCGAAGAAATTCGTCGGCCAACTGTTCAGCCATGTGCCGGTGCTCGATACCGGCGGCCGTGCCGCGACCACGACCTTCATGACCAATCAGATCGGCGACGTGCTGATCACCTTTGAAAACGAAGCGGAAATGATCGCCCGGGAATTTGGTCGCGACCAGTTCGAAGTGATTTACCCAAGCGTCTCTGCAGAAGCCGAGCCGCCAGTGAGCGTGGTCGACAAAGTCGTCGACAAGAAAGGCACCCGTGCCGCTGCCGAGGAATACCTGAAGTACCTGTGGTCGCCTGAAGGCCAGGAAATCGCTGCCGCCAACTACCTGCGTCCGCGCGACCCGGCGGTGCTGGCCAAATACACCGATCGGTTCCCGAAAGTCGACTTCCTGTCGGTGGAGAAAACCTTCGGCGACTGGCGCACTGTGCAGAAGACTCACTTCAACGATGGCGGGGTTTTTGATCAGATTTATCCGGCGAAGTAA
- a CDS encoding ion transporter produces MDSNISRREQLRIIIFHTDTPAGRRFDQTLLAVILCSLIVVILDSIPAIHANYADLLAYIEWGFTAVFLAEYILRLYSSPRPLQYAFSFYGLVDLLAIVPGILAIYYSDAQYLLIVRIVRMLRIFRVLKLSPYLKQANYLLAALRGSKQKIIVFLASVSTLVIVFGTLMYVIEGPEHGFTSIPTGIYWAIVTLTTVGFGDIVPKTPLGQILSSLVMITGYSIIAVPTGIFTAELANAMRGEQLQHDCPVCAKNTHEHGAAFCSRCGNQLFPRVGEKA; encoded by the coding sequence ATGGACAGCAACATCAGCCGGCGCGAACAACTACGCATCATCATTTTCCATACTGATACTCCGGCGGGTCGACGCTTCGACCAGACACTGCTGGCGGTGATCCTGTGCAGCCTGATCGTGGTGATCCTCGACAGTATTCCGGCGATACACGCCAACTATGCGGATCTGCTGGCGTATATCGAGTGGGGCTTCACGGCGGTATTTCTCGCCGAGTACATCCTGCGCCTGTACAGCTCGCCACGACCGTTGCAGTACGCATTCAGCTTCTATGGGCTGGTCGACCTGCTGGCCATCGTGCCCGGAATCCTCGCGATTTATTACAGCGATGCGCAATACCTGTTGATCGTCCGGATCGTGCGGATGCTGCGTATTTTCCGGGTACTCAAGCTCAGTCCCTATCTGAAGCAGGCCAACTATCTGCTGGCGGCGCTGCGCGGGAGCAAACAGAAAATCATCGTGTTTCTCGCCAGCGTTTCGACGCTGGTCATTGTCTTCGGCACCCTGATGTATGTGATCGAAGGACCGGAGCATGGCTTCACCAGTATTCCAACCGGGATTTATTGGGCCATCGTGACCCTGACCACCGTCGGCTTCGGCGACATCGTACCCAAGACGCCTCTGGGACAGATCCTGTCTTCGCTGGTGATGATTACCGGTTATTCGATCATTGCCGTACCCACCGGAATTTTCACGGCAGAACTGGCCAATGCCATGCGCGGCGAACAGTTGCAGCACGATTGCCCGGTATGCGCCAAGAACACCCATGAGCACGGGGCGGCTTTTTGCTCGCGTTGCGGTAATCAGCTGTTTCCGCGTGTCGGCGAAAAGGCATAA